One genomic window of Daphnia pulex isolate KAP4 chromosome 10, ASM2113471v1 includes the following:
- the LOC124204497 gene encoding titin-like isoform X1: MAEISVKLPKPKYGQIVVLQKNGDEPRGHGFPLTSTTCVVGRCLKSDIRITSADVSDTHCKFLIDEVSGEASVEIHGNETEVNGTHFEAVSLIKLNHKDVVLVGGRKLRFEYLPPDYKPLSNKPVAESTDSFSAEVVDLEENGDVVDSNAEKEEDIAPEVPSTPSLKRVSFGPYLSPEQFDNTLPPATPIKKGATPRRSTRYSGLKFIRAPIDSLIEEEGGLETPADENLVANDKECVDETLEDAEASVSSVTSVDETSILDKTSPSLAEATEFLEISARANLDMSSIDAMSTMSDVSNIAVVPSECCSFLDEPVEEGDFEVVEQEDTSLFDDDLIGAEIPVPEITTPHLTNGTTLLRSFTTSSLVENMGEEEEEGITLSPEDMSEGINGHTSTVESAAQLEEAEKESVPVESNSVPLSPQADYTDVRGVKQLLQTPKPVPATPKADYTDVEGVEQLLKTPKNAVTSPHSPKVNNSDVEKTPKPVALEVNDDLPKDVVPALEPVAKVEAVCSVSVEKLIETPESSPQMKSPEIANSPPADSKVLENVGELSKTLGAEAPETSKVDESVLEDVDRLHQTPKTPSDDSKLNCTDLEGVARLLETPKTTRSVVVAAAGVGKTPEADYTDVRGIKKLLQTPKPPPNTPKADYRDVRGVKRLLATPKATPGTPKADYTDVEGVDLLMKTPKAKDHVKESDEKEVPEKILEESTPEAPIEIANATEDIVDAKVDEGQSLTSEKEEIPLEEDEVETKVTEPRRGQRVSRTPKTPNVPSKRTASPSEPEEQKDESSVVEKKSCPSDELAEVTSVDDSEVSAKIPSEIEQQVEEEESVAASAPKRGRRAAASKTNTPKADYRDVSGVKRLLKTPKADYSDVDGVELLMKTPKAKDPVPQIEEEEKNLAVVEEEVPAKVVVETASEADQQSSETAEEPVGDVVESVEQVAATAPQMDMAQPVVEEEPVEKETNPPKRGRRAAAAKVNTPKADYRNVSGVKRLLRTPKAGPGTPKADYSDVEGVDLLMKTPKSKDPVPQSEEEEKNVAIVEEEEEAVPEKLVVESTLEAQTSEPIEEPVSDVVDVASQMKEEKPIVEEEMKEEEPEAPLPKRGRRAAATKPDTPKADYRNVSRVKRLLKTPKAMPGTPKADYSDVEGVDLLMKTPNSKDPVPQIEEEEKNLVVIEEEEEVPEKLVVESTPKAQTSEPIEEPASDVVDVASQMEEENPVVEEEIKEEEPEAPLPKRGRRAAAAKVDTPKADYRNVSGVKRLLRTPKAGPATPKADYSDVEGVDLLMKTPKSKDPVPQSEEEEKNVAIVEEEEEAVPEKLVVESTLEAQTSEPIEEPVSDVVDVASQMKEEKPIVEEEMKEEEPEAPLPKRGRRAASAKKSTPKFDYRDVKAIEKLLKTSAAARDTPKVHCTDVKVVEQLTKTPQSKNVESESEVAEESSKNPVEKTTTEAAPVDKTETTDELANEEEQTKESEAEKDVIPARRSRRAVPTPKTNTPKPASRSKRKPPQSEPEIQPEVSDTVEVPLLPATEKEEPAVVEEASSEETSHKAEEEEVPVKSVITPKRGRRAAAVPASKVETPKATRSTRVKKQSESDSVQAEAETRPVRSRRRKDDLFNDEKLSLSPVVRLCQIEVPQTRVSTSSDEMDKEVNKRVSSSSNDEVAPAKRGRGRPKLIKKAVPKKGKAVEAPVPDVVEPVASADEMEQVEVKPAKKTTRRATSKQTVEKVEGAPEEKRRRGGSKPAAGLDDVEMLHEGKGHAADIHANHMPDDLLQETNEESTATTSSGRPIRSRKATLKVHFDVAGAAASPVRSTRSTRKTTAATAASSPPDKTVSILLERDPDIDTLAAVGPANEDEEKVPTSTATKRPRQKKVPAAAAVVAEEKEDTESPAAPAVKRTRGGKKVSTDSDVPKVESSSPPPAAPSPRRTRRTRNI; encoded by the exons ATGGCTGAAATATCAGTCAAGCTTCCGAAACCAAAGTATGGCCAAATTGTGGTGCTGCAAAAGAATGGTGATGAGCCCAGAG gCCATGGGTTTCCTTTGACCTCTACAACTTGTGTGGTTGGCCGGTGTTTAAAGTCTGATATTCGTATAACTTCTGCTGATGTCAGTGATACACACTGCAAATTTCTGATTGATGAAGTCTCTGGGGAGGCCTCAGTAGAAATTCATGGAAATGAAACCGAAGTCAATGGGACACATTTTGAAGCCGTTAGCTTGATTAAGCTCAACCACAAGGATGTTGTTTTAGTTGGTGGAAGGAAACTGCGATTCGAATATCTACCACCTGACTATAAACCTCTATCAA ATAAACCTGTTGCAGAATCAACAGATTCTTTCAGTGCTGAAGTTGTTGATCTAGAAGAGAATGGTGATGTTGTCGACAGCAATgctgaaaaagaggaagacatTGCGCCTGAAGTGCCCTCTACTCCATCACTAAAGCGAGTTTCCTTTGGGCCCTATCTCAGTCCAGAGCAGTTTGACAACACATTGCCACCTGCTACGCCGATCAAGAAAGGTGCAACTCCTCGTCGTTCTACGCGATATTCGGGATTAAAATTTATCCGAGCTCCTATCGATTCGTTAATTGAGGAG GAGGGCGGTTTAGAAACGCCAGCAGATGAGAATTTGGTGGCGAACGATAAGGAATGCGTAGACGAAACGCTAGAAGATGCCGAAGCCTCGGTTTCCAGCGTCACTTCAGTCGATGAAACTTCTATCCTTGACAAAACCAGTCCGTCGTTAGCTGAAGCGActgaatttcttgaaatttccgCTCGCGCCAACTTGGACATGTCATCCATTGATGCCATGTCGACCATGTCAGATGTTTCAAACATTGCTGTCGTTCCTTCTGAGTGCTGTTCTTTCCTCGACGAACCTGTCGAAGAAGGCGATTTTGAAGTTGTTGAACAAGAAGACACTTCATTATTTGATGATGATCTTATTGGAGCAGAGATTCCCGTTCCGGAGATAACGACACCTCATCTGACCAACGGCACTACTTTATTGAGATCATTTACAACCTCGTCATTAGTAGAAAATAtgggagaagaggaagaagaaggtatcACTCTCTCACCGGAAGACATGTCTGAAGGGATAAATGGTCACACCTCAACCGTTGAATCGGCTGCCCAATTAGAAGAGGCTGAAAAAGAATCGGTTCCTGTAGAATCCAATAGTGTTCCGTTATCACCTCAGGCGGATTACACTGACGTTCGTGGAGTTAAACAGCTTCTGCAGACACCGAAACCGGTTCCAGCCACCCCAAAAGCTGATTATACCGATGTAGAAGGAGTCGAGCAGCTGCTGAAAACTCCTAAGAATGCAGTCACTTCTCCTCATTCACCCAAAGTCAACAACAGCGATGTTGAGAAAACTCCGAAACCAGTTGCCCTTGAAGTAAATGATGATCTGCCCAAGGATGTCGTTCCAGCACTCGAACCAGTGGCCAAAGTCGAAGCTGTTTGTAGTGTTAGTGTCGAAAAACTGATTGAAACTCCCGAGTCATCCCCTCAGATGAAGAGTCCCGAGATTGCCAATAGTCCTCCAGCCGACAGTAAAGTACTCGAAAATGTGGGAGAGCTTTCTAAAACCCTCGGTGCTGAAGCACCTGAAACATCTAAAGTCGACGAATCCGTCCTGGAAGATGTGGATAGGTTGCATCAAACGCCAAAGACTCCGTCTGACGATTCTAAATTGAACTGCACCGACCTGGAAGGAGTTGCCCGTCTTCTCGAGACGCCTAAAACGACACGATCCGTTGTCGTTGCTGCCGCTGGCGTTGGAAAAACACCTGAAGCTGACTACACTGACGTCCGTGGCATTAAGAAGCTGCTTCAGACGCCTAAACCTCCACCAAACACGCCCAAAGCAGACTATAGAGATGTCAGAGGTGTCAAGCGACTTTTGGCTACTCCTAAAGCAACGCCCGGTACTCCTAAAGCTGACTATACTGATGTCGAAGGCGTCGATCTCCTAATGAAGACACCCAAAGCAAAAGATCATGTGAAGGAAAGTGATGAGAAAGAGGTGCCTGAGAAAATATTGGAAGAGTCTACACCTGAAGCCCCGATTGAAATTGCCAATGCAACTGAAGACATTGTCGATGCAAAGGTTGACGAAGGCCAGTCCCTGACtagcgaaaaagaagaaatcccgcTCGAGGAGGATGAAGTTGAAACGAAGGTCACTGAGCCACGACGAGGCCAGCGAGTGTCGCGTACACCTAAAACGCCCAATGTACCATCGAAGCGAACAGCTTCGCCATCCGAACCAGAAGAACAAAAGGACGAATCATCTgtggtagaaaaaaagagctgccCTTCAGATGAACTCGCCGAAGTTACTTCAGTTGACGATTCGGAAGTATCCGCGAAAATACCAAGTGAAATCGAGCAGCaggtggaagaagaggaatctGTTGCCGCCAGTGCTCCCAAGAGAGGGCGTAGAGCCGCCGCTTCTAAAACAAACACACCTAAAGCTGATTACAGAGATGTCAGTGGAGTCAAGCGGCTTCTGAAAACTCCCAAAGCCGACTACTCTGACGTGGACGGTGTCGAACTTTTAATGAAAACACCCAAGGCAAAAGATCCTGTCCCTCAgattgaagaggaagaaaagaatctgGCCGTTGTTGAGGAAGAAGTACCTGCGAAAGTCGTGGTGGAAACCGCATCCGAAGCTGATCAACAATCCTCTGAAACTGCTGAAGAACCCGTCGGTGATGTCGTTGAGAGTGTTGAACAAGTCGCTGCTACTGCTCCACAGATGGATATGGCCCAGCCTGTCGTAGAAGAAGAACCTGTGGAGAAAGAAACCAATCCTCCCAAACGAGGTCgcagagctgctgctgctaaagTCAACACACCCAAAGCAGATTACAGAAATGTCAGTGGAGTTAAACGGCTTCTGAGAACTCCCAAAGCTGGCCCAGGAACCCCTAAAGCCGACTATTCTGACGTGGAAGGTGTCGATCTTTTGATGAAGACTCCTAAATCCAAAGATCCTGTTCCACAAagtgaagaggaagaaaagaatgtggccattgttgaagaagaagaagaagcagttCCCGAGAAACTCGTCGTGGAATCCACACTCGAAGCTCAGACTTCTGAACCAATTGAAGAACCCGTCAGTGATGTCGTTGATGTTGCCTCGCAGATGAAAGAGGAAAAGCCGatcgtagaagaagaaatgaaagaggaaGAACCAGAAGCCCCCCTTCCAAAACGAGGTCGTAGAGCTGCTGCTACCAAGCCAGACACACCCAAAGCGGATTACAGAAATGTGAGTAGAGTTAAACGGCTTTTAAAAACTCCCAAAGCTATGCCCGGAACACCTAAAGCCGACTATTCCGACGTGGAAGGTGTCGATCTTTTGATGAAGACTCCTAACTCAAAGGATCCTGTTCCTcagattgaagaagaagaaaagaatctggtcgttattgaagaagaagaggaagtaCCCGAGAAACTCGTCGTGGAATCCACACCCAAAGCTCAGACTTCTGAACCAATTGAAGAACCCGCCAGTGATGTCGTTGATGTTGCCTCGCAGATGGAAGAGGAAAATCCGgtcgtagaagaagaaattaaagagGAAGAACCAGAAGCTCCTCTTCCAAAACGAGGTcgtagagctgctgctgctaaagTCGACACGCCCAAAGCAGATTACAGAAATGTCAGTGGAGTTAAACGGCTTCTGAGAACTCCCAAAGCTGGCCCAGCAACCCCTAAAGCCGACTATTCTGACGTGGAAGGTGTCGATCTTTTGATGAAGACTCCTAAATCCAAAGATCCTGTTCCACAAagtgaagaggaagaaaagaatgtggccattgttgaagaagaagaagaagcagttCCCGAGAAACTCGTCGTGGAATCCACACTCGAAGCTCAGACTTCTGAACCAATTGAAGAACCCGTCAGTGATGTCGTTGATGTTGCCTCGCAGATGAAAGAGGAAAAGCCGatcgtagaagaagaaatgaaagaggaaGAACCAGAAGCCCCCCTTCCAAAACGAGGTCGTAGAGCTGCTTCCGCTAAGAAAAGCACACCGAAATTTGACTATAGGGACGTCAAAGCAATCGAGAAGCTTCTGAAaacttctgctgctgctcgcgACACTCCTAAAGTCCATTGCACCGACGTCAAAGTCGTTGAACAACTCACGAAGACCCCCCAATCCAAGAATGTGGAATCGGAAAGTGAAGTTGCGGAAGAGTCATCCAAGAATCCTGtcgagaaaacaacaactgaGGCTGCTCCAGTGGACAAGACCGAAACAACTGATGAGCTGGCCAACGAAGAGGAACAAACTAAAGAGTCTGAAGCCGAAAAGGATGTCATTCCTGCTAGACGAAGCCGCAGAGCGGTTCCTACTCCGAAAACCAACACTCCAAAACCGGCTAGTCGGTCGAAACGGAAGCCACCCCAGTCGGAACCGGAGATCCAGCCTGAAGTGAGTGACACAGTTGAAGTTCCGCTCTTACCTGCCACCGAGAAGGAGGAGCCAGCCGTCGTAGAAGAAGCATCGAGTGAAGAGACTTCTCAcaaagcggaagaagaagaagttccaGTCAAGAGTGTCATCACACCTAAGCGAGGTCGCCGAGCCGCCGCTGTCCCAGCGTCCAAAGTTGAGACGCCGAAGGCTACTCGATCAACAAGGGTTAAAAAACAGTCAGAATCGGACAGTGTCCAGGCGGAAGCCGAAACTCGGCCGGTGCGAtccaggagaagaaaagatgacCTGTTTAATGACGAAAAATTGTCATTGTCACCTGTCGTCCGTCTCTGTCAGATCGAGGTGCCACAGACACGTGTGAGTACTTCCTCAGACGAAATGGACAAAGAAGTGAACAAAAGAGTTTCATCGTCCAGCAACGATGAAGTGGCGCCAGCTAAACGAGGACGTGGTCGACCAAAACTAATTAAGAAAGCAGtaccgaaaaaaggaaaagctgTGGAAGCTCCTGTTCCGGACGTTGTGGAACCCGTTGCCTCTGCGGATGAAATGGAACAAGTCGAAGTTAAACCAGCCAAGAAGACGACTCGTCGAGCCACATCCAAACAGACTGTCGAAAAAGTGGAAGGTGCGCCGGAAGAGAAACGGCGTCGTGGTGGCAGTAAACCTGCTGCTGGTTTAGATGATGTCGAAATGTTGCACGAAGGCAAAGGTCATGCTGCTGATATCCATGCGAATCACATGCCGGATGACCTATTGCAGGAAACCAACGAGGAATCCACTGCAACAACTTCATCTGGTCGACCCATCCGCAGCAGAAAAGCAACATTGAAAGTCCATTTTGATGTTGCTGGTGCGGCGGCTTCACCAGTCAGATCCACCCGTTCCACCAGGAAAACAACGGCAGCAACAGCGGCTTCATCACCCCCGGATAAGACAGTGTCTATTCTACTTGAACGCGATCCGGACATTGACACTTTGGCTGCCGTTGGTCCAGCCaacgaagatgaagaaaaggtACCCACCTCCACTGCTACCAAACGTCCACGGCAGAAGAAGGTgccagcagctgctgccgtAGTTGCTGAAGAAAAGGAGGACACAGAATCTCCGGCCGCACCTGCTGTGAAGCGGACCCGCGGTGGTAAGAAAGTCTCGACCGATTCTGATGTACCAAAAGTGGAGAGCTCATCTCCACCTCCCGCTGCCCCATCACCTCGTCGTACCCGACGCACCCGAAACATCTAA